The Aethina tumida isolate Nest 87 chromosome 6, icAetTumi1.1, whole genome shotgun sequence genome has a segment encoding these proteins:
- the LOC109597613 gene encoding fatty acid synthase-like: protein MSSREESYVNYEEENFLKYGKFLSHPPPGEEVCITGISGCFPNAANVEEFKEKLFNKIDMIQDDIRWGMHNPEIPKRVGATTAIDKFDSGFFGISGNQAKYMCVLVRLSLERAIEAICDAGVNPKELEGTRTGVYVGTCNSESENLWYQIRVESGSAVTGCMRSMISNRISYYLKLIGPSMIMDTACSSSAMAIDTAYQHMREGRIDNAIICGSMVSLHPYTNLQFARLGVLSKDGKCKVFDQCGDGYARSEAVTSLFLQKTKNAKRMYATLIHSKINSDGYKEQGITYPSKIGQKTLLEEFYKECQVDPSTLSYFEAHGTGTKVGDPEEANGIDEVCTENRTTPLLIGSVKSNIGHTEPSSGVCSVIKCIIATESGLIPPNINFTAPREDIPGIVEGRMKVVTELTPFQDDRGLIGISNFGFGGSNSHILIKWNPKTNANKSLTSEDLPRLVCIGSRTKEGVESFLDEVKTTLDVEYIGLLHELFKNEIPNLSYRGFTIISNEKEFVRSVKHIGNPKPLYLVFGGYEDNWKTVAQQFLKVANFKETIQKVQNIVQPLNINIDDIISAERNSVFENIFGSIVVKLGIVAILKNIKLNPEGIIGYSLGELICAYFDNSLTLEEVVLAACSVAKYVEKVDQASQADNVSLLKPNLVQDLSKILKNPKPLSDLHIFGRNSLASADFFINSLTNVTNLKDFLAQIDIESVVYEIGHGCLNNSLIDPENQHRINIFINSIDDSYLIGFLSNLGSLFEHGHQLTISKLYPEISFPVSRGTPFISPKIKWNHTYTWETVSFRELQFLKVGAKKYELNFDKNGNWNFAHGHVIDGRNLFPATGYLKLVWDTYCSTEGFDLRQYEIVFENCKFHRAVNCVKEGNLEMIVMVQRNTGNFEIIEGDQAVVTGRIRYKSGREKQMKVHQSDIEDNASLPLKTKDIYKELRLRGYNYSGLFRGLLEVNGKLNKAKVKWSNNWVAFLDNLLQVKILELDSRLLYVPTGIRRIIINPKKHFEIINENGTEEESELKAFICPESGVIKCGGVQVEGLGASSIIRRKPLGEPVLEKYIFVPNEAELSLECSARVNMQILLENNMEYKVKVVEVRDEENIDDQPLGPIIHQVLGDQPVIQAEVTVLSKTPLELENVTVESGKLEQYSECSVVVINKGLSRKDLVQRVFNSIKPNGFIISRENLDTPIKRLDNFELEILTAHKTNKELVLLLRKTVDYQRAVAVDVQNQNQQCNWVSKLQKSIGQGGNVIVHALNEPQSGILGLVNCIRREPGSGTVRCVFTTEEVPEFDQFNPFYYHQLKKNMAVNVYKNGTWGTYRHLALEDNAQVLTEHKYLNVAVKGDLSSLTWFEGPLHSKSEIAPESTLIHTYYTALNFRDVMTATNKISADVITQYRPAQDNVIGFEFAGRLTSGKRVGGLLLFGGFSSVSIADSYLLFEVPEEWSMADAATIPVVYLTVVYALFSRTTIKKGDKVLIHSGTGGVGLAAIQLALHVGCQVFTTVSTEEKRNFIKKRFPQLTDKNIGNSRDTSFEQLIMEQTEGYGVDVVLNSLSDDKLQASIRCLAYGGRFMEIGKFDLANDSRINLLNLEKEQSFHGVMLDGLLGGSPMLKKQLSHCLNGFIKCGAVRPLPKTVFKDDEAEKAFRYMTTGKHIGKVLIQLRKEEKEMVVVPRVALYKAVPRYFCNPDNSYIIAGGLGGFGLELADWLVIRGARKIVLNSRSGLRTGYQNLRINIWKSYGTDVMISTADITTKEGCEELLKTANELGPVEAIFNLAVVLKDSILENQTSDTFRDSYRPKALATKYLDEISRRLCPKLKDFVVFSSVSCGRGNAGQTNYGHSNSVMERICEKRKSEGLPALAIQWGAIGEVGLVADMQEENTEIEIGGTLQQRISSCLQVMDKLLRCPEPIVSSMVVAEKRAGAGGADNIIDAVAYILGIKDMKAVSYHASLAELGMDSMTAVEIKQTLEREFDVFLTAQDIRSMTLSRLQEIQDERSQSEAPEPTAEKIEVNFFTELFKIIGDEQTVNVPLLKMTSKVRDNEAAPKVVFYPGIEGVADMMASLAMNLDAHVLAVQYCPDGHGDTVREMAEKTVPYVLDCLTKQQHFTIVAHSFGVPVALEAVSLLEEAGYGGTVICIDGSPNNLRILSGMINTNSATNWETSLMVHFLSQATSTEVAEKNKAILASCASMEERISVMEQVVGLQSRYSCEHIKSLTESSFKRIHAVNTYSLKKLPLKSKVILLRPTVQSVVGLSEDYGLSEMVGQTVDVHVFEADHVSILSHADVAKLINDLVNITQTFVKESIVKVNEFVKVRSETSI from the exons ATGTCTTCTCGCGAAGAAAGTTACGTGAATTATGAGGAGGAGAACTTCCTCAAATACGGGAAGTTCTTGTCCCATCCACCCCCAGGTGAAGAAGTGTGCATAACAG gtaTCTCGGGCTGCTTCCCAAACGCCGCCAACGTGGAGGAGTTCAAGGAGAAACTCTTCAACAAAATCGACATGATCCAAGACGACATCAGGTGGGGCATGCACAACCCGGAGATACCCAAACGTGTGGGCGCCACCACCGCCATCGACAAGTTCGACTCGGGCTTCTTTG GCATCAGCGGCAACCAAGCCAAGTACATGTGCGTCCTGGTGAGGTTGTCTCTGGAGAGAGCCATCGAAGCCATCTGCGACGCCGGTGTCAACCCCAAAGAGTTGGAGGGTACTAGAACCGGCGTTTACGTGGGCACGTGCAATTCCGAATCGGAGAACCTGTGGTACCAAATACGAGTCGAAAGTGGTTCCGCAGTGACTGG CTGCATGAGGTCCATGATCTCCAACAGAATCAGCTACTACTTGAAGCTGATTGGGCCGTCAATGATAATGGATACGGCCTGCAGCAGCTCAGCAATGGCCATCGACACCGCCTATCAACACATGCGGGAGGGACGGATTGACAACGCCATAATTTGCGGCAGCATGGTGTCCTTGCACCCTTACACTAATCTCCAGTTCGCCAG ACTTGGAGTGTTGAGCAAAGACGGTAAGTGTAAAGTCTTCGACCAGTGCGGCGACGGGTATGCCAGATCTGAGGCGGTCACGTCCCTCTTCTTACAAAAAACTAAGAACGCCAAAAGAATGTACGCCACCTTAATTCACTCGAAAATCAACAGTGATGGTTACAAAGAGCAGGGCATCACCTACCCCTCAAAAATTGGTCAGAAAACCCTCCTAGAGGAGTTCTACAAGGAGTGCCAAGTTGATCCGTCAACTTTGAGTTACTTTGAAGCTCACGGTACCGGTACGAAAGTGGGTGACCCCGAAGAGGCCAATGGTATTGATGAAGTGTGCACCGAAAACAGGACCACCCCTTTGCTCATCGGTTCGGTGAAGTCCAACATCGGCCACACGGAACCGTCGTCAGGAGTCTGCTCCGTCATTAAG TGCATCATCGCAACGGAATCTGGCTTGATTCCTCCGAACATCAACTTCACTGCCCCCAGGGAAGACATTCCTGGGATCGTGGAAGGGAGGATGAAGGTGGTTACTGAGCTGACTCCATTTCAAGACGATAGAGGGCTAATAG GAATCAGCAATTTTGGATTCGGTGGTTCCAACAGCcacattttgataaaatggAACCCCAAAACCAACGCCAACAAATCACTGACAAGTGAAGACTTACCTCGTTTAGTTTGCATTGGTTCAAGGACTAAGGAAGGTGTTGAAAGTTTCTTGGACGAAGTCAAAACTACTTTGGATGTGGAGTACATTGGACTTCTGCacgaactttttaaaaatgaaattccgAATTTATCGTATCGTGGATTTACCATTATTTCTAACGAGAAGGAGTTCGTTAGGTCAGTAAAGCACATTGGAAACCCGAAGCCCTTGTATCTAGTTTTTGGAGGCTACGAGGATAACTGGAAGACGGTTGCTCAGCAATTTTTGAAGGTTGCGAATTTCAAAGAGACGATTCAAAAGGTTCAAAACATTGTGCAACCTCTTAACATCAACATCGATGACATAATCTCAGCTGAAAGGAATTCAGTGTTTGAAAACATCTTTGGAAGCATCGTCGTAAAACTTGGAATAGTCGCAATTCTTAAGAACATCAAATTAAATCCGGAAGGAATTATTGGATATTCTTTGGGGGAACTGATATGTGCTTACTTTGACAACAGCCTTACCTTGGAAGAGGTTGTTTTGGCAGCATGTTCCGTTGCTAAGTACGTGGAGAAAGTGGACCAAGCTTCTCAAGCTGATAATGTGTCTTTATTAA AGCCCAATTTAGTCCAGGACCTGAGTAAAATccttaaaaatccaaaaccTTTGTCCGACCTGCACATTTTCGGAAGGAACTCTTTGGCATCTGCAGATTTCTTCATAAACTCTTTGACCAACGTGACTAATTTGAAGGATTTCTTGGCCCAAATAGACATCGAGAGTGTCGTTTATGAAATTGGGCATGGCTGCTTGAATAACTCCTTGATTGATCCTGAGAATCAACACAGAATCAACATCTTCATCAACAGCATCGACGACAGTTACCTAATCGGTTTCTTGTCCAACTTGGGGag ccTGTTCGAGCATGGACaccaattaacaatttctaaaCTTTACCCAGAAATATCGTTCCCCGTCAGTCGTGGTACCCCCTTCATTTCCCCAAAGATTAAGTGGAACCACACCTACACGTGGGAAACGGTGTCGTTCAGAGAGCTGCAGTTCCTGAAAGTGGGCGCCAAAAAGTACGAGCTCAACTTCGACAAGAACGGAAACTGGAATTTTGCCCACGGACACGTGATCGACGGAAGAAACTTGTTCCCGGCAACTGGTTATCTGAAGTTGGTCTGGGACACCTACTGTTCCACTGAGGGGTTCGACCTGAGGCAATACGAAATAGTGTTCGAAAATTGCAAGTTCCATCGAGCAGTGAATTGCGTCAAGGAAGGTAACTTGGAGATGATCGTGATGGTGCAGAGGAACACCGGAAACTTCGAGATCATCGAAGGTGACCAGGCTGTTGTGACTGGAAGGATTAGATATAAATCTGGCAGGGAGAAACAGATGAAGGTGCATCAGTCTGATATTGAAGACAACGCCTCCTTGCCCTTGAAGACCAAGGACATTTACAAAGAGTTAAGACTTAGAGGGTACAACTATAG TGGTCTCTTCAGAGGTTTGTTGGAGGTCAATGGAAAGTTGAACAAGGCCAAAGTGAAGTGGTCTAATAACTGGGTGGCATTCCTGGACAATCTTTTGCAAGTTAAAATTCTAGAACTAGATTCTAGGCTACTGTATGTGCCTACCGGTATCAGAAGAATCATCATCAACCCTAAAAAGCACTTTGAAATCATTAATGAAAATGGTACTGAAGAAGAATCTGAACTGAAGGCTTTCATTTGTCCTGAATCTGGAgttataaa ATGTGGCGGTGTTCAAGTAGAAGGTTTAGGTGCATCTTCCATAATTAGAAGAAAACCACTCGGCGAACCAGTTTTGGAAAAGTACATATTTGTCCCCAACGAAGCTGAACTGTCTCTTGAATGTTCGGCAAGGGTCAACATGCAGATCTTGTTAGAAAACAACATGGAGTATAAAGTGAAAGTTGTGGAAGTTAGAGACGAAGAAAACATTGATGACCAACCTTTGGGACCCATAATTCATCAGGTGCTGGGAGACCAACCTGTAATTCAAGCTGAAGTCACAGTTTTGTCCAAGACTCCACTTGAATTGGAAAATGTAACTGTGGAATCTGGTAAACTGGAACAATACTCCGAGTGTTCCGTTGTTGTAATCAATAAAGGCCTTTCTAGAAAAGAT ttgGTGCAACGAGTCTTCAACAGTATCAAACCAAATGGATTCATCATTTCTAGAGAAAATCTAGACACACCCATAAAGAGATTGGACAACTTTGAGCTAGAAATATTGACTGCCCACAAAACCAACAAGGAACTAGTTCTTCTTTTAAGAAAGACCGTCGATTATCAAAGAGCAGTAGCTGTAGACGTCCAAAACCAAAATCAACAGTGCAATTGGGTGTCAAAATTGCAGAAATCCATTGGTCAAGGAGGAAACGTTATTGTCCACGCCCTTAACGAACCCCAAAGTGGAATCCTTG GTTTGGTAAATTGCATACGCAGAGAACCAGGAAGTGGTACCGTACGTTGCGTCTTCACCACCGAGGAAGTGCCCGAGTTCGACCAGTTCAACCCCTTCTACTACCACCAGCTAAAGAAGAACATGGCTGTGAACGTCTACAAAAACGGTACCTGGGGCACGTACCGACATTTAGCTTTGGAAGACAACGCCCAAGTACTGACCGAGCACAAGTACCTCAACGTGGCGGTTAAAGGCGATTTGTCCAGTCTCACGTGGTTTGAGGGTCCGTTGCATTCCAAGTCTGAGATTGCACCTGAAAGTACTTTGATCCAT ACTTATTACACCGCCTTGAACTTCAGGGACGTCATGACTGCTACCAATAAGATTTCAGCGGATGTTATCACCCAGTACCGGCCTGCTCAGGACAATGTTATTGGCTTTGAGTTTGCTGGAAGATTGACAAG TGGGAAACGAGTTGGAGGTCTTCTGTTGTTTGGTGGTTTCTCCTCCGTTAGCATAGCAGACTCATACTTGTTGTTTGAAGTGCCTGAAGAATGGAGTATGGCAGACGCCGCCACTATTCCTGTTGTCTATTTGACAGTAGTGTACGCCTTATTTTCT AGAACCACAATCAAAAAGGGAGACAAAGTGCTGATCCACTCAGGTACTGGAGGTGTCGGTTTGGCCGCCATCCAATTAGCCTTGCACGTAGGTTGTCAAGTGTTCACAACTGTGAGCACTGAAGAGAAgaggaattttattaaaaaaaggttcCCCCAACTAACAG acaaaaatattgGTAACTCCAGAGACACGTCCTTCGAACAGCTCATAATGGAACAAACTGAAGGCTACGGAGTCGACGTGGTGCTCAATTCTCTTTCCGACGATAAACTCCAAGCCTCCATTAGATGTCTGGCATACGGTGGTAGGTTCATGGAAATAGGCAAATTCGACTTGGCCAACGACAGTAGGATAAACTTGCTGAATTTGGAAAAGGAGCAAAGCTTCCACGGTGTCATGTTGGATGGGTTGTTGGGTGGAAGTCCAATGCTCAAAAAACAATTGAGCCACTGTTTAAATGGATTTATTAAATGCGGGGCCGTTAGGCCTTTGCCCAAGACCGTTTTTAAAGACGACGAAGCTGAAAAGGCCTTTAGGTACATGACCACCGGCAAGCATATTGGTAAGGTTTTGATTCAATTACGGAAGGAAGAGAAGGAGATGGTTGTCGTGCCTCGTGTTGCTTTGTACAAGGCTGTACCCAGGTACTTCTGTAACCCGGATAATTCTTACATCATAGCTGGTGGTTTGGGTGGATTTGGACTGGAGTTGGCTGATTGGTTGGTCATCAGAGGTGCCAGAAAAATTGTGTTGAACTCCAGAAGTGGGCTGAGGACTGGATATCAAAATCTCAGAATAAA TATTTGGAAGTCATATGGTACTGATGTTATGATATCAACTGCAGACATCACCACAAAAGAAGGTTGTGAGGAGTTGCTGAAGACAGCTAACGAACTTGGTCCGGTGGAAGCTATTTTTAACCTAGCGGTGGTGCTTAAGGACTCAATTCTTGAGAACCAAACCAGTGATACCTTCAGGGATTCATACAGGCCGAAAGCTTTGGCGACGAAGTACTTGGATGAAATTTCCAGAAGGCTTTGCCCTAAGTTGAAAGATTTCGTCGTGTTTTCTTCCGTATCTTGTGGCAGAGGAAATGCAGGTCAAACAAACTATGGCCATTCCAACTCCGTTATGGAACGAATTTgcgaaaaaagaaaaagtgaAGGATTGCCAGCTTTGGCCATTCAATGGGGTGCCATAGGTGAAGTAGGACTGGTGGCGGATATGCAGGAGGAGAACACCGAAATAGAAATTGGTGGTACCCTACAGCAAAGAATTTCAAGTTGCCTCCAAGTCATGGACAAACTGCTGCGTTGTCCCGAGCCGATAGTTTCCAGCATGGTTGTGGCGGAGAAGCGGGCTGGTGCTGGAGGAGCCGACAACATTATCGACGCAGTTGCCTACATTTTGG GAATCAAGGACATGAAGGCCGTGAGCTACCACGCCTCCTTAGCCGAGCTGGGAATGGACTCGATGACTGCGGTGGAGATCAAGCAGACACTGGAGAGGGAGTTCGACGTCTTCCTCACGGCCCAGGACATTAGGAGCATGACGCTGAGCAGGCTGCAAGAAATCCAGGACGAGAGGTCCCAAAGCGAGGCCCCGGAACCCACGGCCGAAAAGATAGAGGTCAACTTCTTCACTGAgctgtttaaaattatcggCGACGAACAAACCGTCAATGTACCTTTGCTGAAGATGACCTCCAAAGTGAGGGACAACGAGGCAGCACCCAAGGTGGTGTTTTATCCTGGCATCGAGGGAGTTGCCGACATGATGGCGTCGCTGGCGATGAACTTGGATGCTCACGTGTTGGCCGTGCAGTACTGCCCTGATGGTCATGGCGATACAGTTAGGGAGATGGCAGAAAAAACTGTACCG TACGTGTTGGATTGTTTGACCAAGCAACAACATTTCACGATCGTCGCCCATTCGTTCGGGGTACCGGTGGCTTTGGAGGCTGTGAGTCTGCTGGAAGAGGCTGGCTATGGAGGGACGGTGATCTGCATCGACGGTTCCCCGAATAACTTGAGGATTTTGTCCGGCATGATCAACACCAACTCGGCCACCAACTGGGAGACTTCACTTATGGTGCATTTCCTGTCGCAGGCTACCAGTACCGAAGTAGCGGAGAAGAATAAG GCGATATTGGCGTCTTGTGCGTCTATGGAGGAGAGAATATCCGTGATGGAACAGGTCGTGGGTCTTCAGTCTCGTTACTCCTGCGAACACATAAAAAGTCTGACGGAAAGCTCGTTTAAGAGGATCCATGCGGTGAACACGTACTCCCTCAAAAAGCTGCCGTTGAAATCGAAAGTTATTTTGCTGAGGCCGACGGTGCAAAGCGTCGTAGGACTGTCGGAAGATTATGGTCTTTCGGAGATGGTTGGCCAGACTGTTGACGTGCACGTGTTCGAAGCTGATCACGTTTCCATTTTGTCGCATGCTGATGTGgccaaattaattaacgattTGGTTAACATAACTCAGACTTTCGTTAAGGAAAGTATTGTGAAGGTTAATGAATTTGTTAAAGTTCGTTCAGAGACAagtatttaa